Part of the Cytophagia bacterium CHB2 genome, ATCGAGAGGGGCGGTTAGCGAGCCGGCCGGGCGATGCGTTATATTTATCGGAGTGTTCATCGATGACAAATCGAACAATTGGTTAATTTCTGGATGTCATATTCTTGCATGAGCTTCGCGCCCAACGCGGCTTGATCGTCGGCCTGCCACGTGGTGCTGAAGACTTCTTCGCGCGGCCGCACAAATTTTTCGGGATTGCGATGGCATTCGAGGCACCACGCCATGTCCAAGGGATTCTCGCGCCAGGTGAGCGCCATTTCCTGAATCGGGCCGTGGCAGGTGACGCAGCCCATGCCCTTTTTCAGATGAATGCTGTGATTGAAATAAACAAAATCGGGCAGATCGTTAACCCGCACCCATTCGATGGAGCGATCCTCACGCCAGCTCTCGCGCACCGGTTCCAGCATTTGTGCATTCGTGTGGATTTGTGAATGGCAAGTCATGCAAGTTTTGGTGGAAGGAACGCCGGCAAAACCGGTTTCTTCAACAGTAGTATGGCAATAACGGCAATCAATGCCGAGCTGGCCGACGTGATGGCGATGGCTAAACGGGACGGGCTGCTCGCGCACAACGTTTGCTTGCGTGACATACGACGACCGCTCGAACGCGAGCATAAACCAAAGCAGGCCGCCGACAAAAAAAACTGCGCCAAAAATACTGACTTTCGAAAAGGTGTTCGTACTCGGATGAAAAATCTGAGCCATCGGATCTCTCGATCAATAATCCAGCCAAACGTTATTTTCAAATTTGCGTAAGTATGTCATCAAAGGCGGGCGCACCTGTGCGGACCAACAAGCGCGACAATACGGCGAGTAATCTCGACCCTTCTACCTTTCCTGGTCTGCCCTACCCCCCGACTCACGCTCTCATGCAAAAACACGTCAAAAATAGAAAAGAATCCTACATTGTCAAGCGAATTTCTTATAAAATTAAGACAAAATAACGATGCAGCGCGTCATAAAAATCGCTCAACTCGCGACAGCGTT contains:
- a CDS encoding cytochrome C; this translates as MAQIFHPSTNTFSKVSIFGAVFFVGGLLWFMLAFERSSYVTQANVVREQPVPFSHRHHVGQLGIDCRYCHTTVEETGFAGVPSTKTCMTCHSQIHTNAQMLEPVRESWREDRSIEWVRVNDLPDFVYFNHSIHLKKGMGCVTCHGPIQEMALTWRENPLDMAWCLECHRNPEKFVRPREEVFSTTWQADDQAALGAKLMQEYDIQKLTNCSICHR